Proteins from one Triticum aestivum cultivar Chinese Spring chromosome 7A, IWGSC CS RefSeq v2.1, whole genome shotgun sequence genomic window:
- the LOC123147769 gene encoding mitogen-activated protein kinase 11 isoform X1, with translation MQNGDLRKKSAAEIDFFTEYGDTNRYKVLEVIGKGSYGLVCSANDTQTGEKVAIKKIHNIFEHISDAARILREIKLLRLLRHPDVVEIKHILLPPSKKDFKDIYVVFELMESDLHQVIKANDDLTREHYQFFLYQMLRALKYMHTANVYHRDLKPKNVLANANCKLKICDFGLARVAFNDAPTTVFWTDYVATRWYRAPELCGSFYSKYTPAIDIWSIGCIFAEVLIGKPLFPGKNVVHQLDLITDVLGTPSLDAISQVRNDKARKYLTCMRKKQPASFSQKFPKADPLALRLLRRLLAFDPKDRPSAEEALADPYFNGLAKVEREPSCQPIPKIEFEFEGRRVTKEDIKELIFEEILEYHPQLLKEHISGTDRRNFVHLSAVDQFKKRFAELEENGGENGSAVSSQRKHSSLPRQSFNPH, from the exons ATGCAGAACGGCGATTTGCGCAAGAAG AGTGCAGCGGAAATTGATTTCTTTACTGAATATGGCGATACTAATCGATACAAAGTTCTGGAGGTCATAGGCAAAGGTAGTTATGGACTTGTATGTTCTGCAAATGATACACAAACAGGAGAGAAGGTTGCAATAAAGAAGATACACAACATTTTTGAGCATATATCGGATGCTGCACGCATACTCCGTGAAATCAAGCTTCTCAGGCTTCTTAGGCATCCTGATGTAGTGGAAATAAAGCATATCTTGCTCCCCCCATCCAAAAAGGATTTCAAAGATATATATGTTGTCTTTGAACTTATGGAGTCAGATCTTCATCAAGTAATAAAGGCTAATGATGATTTGACGAGGGAGCATTATCAGTTTTTCTTGTATCAGATGCTTCGAGCTTTGAAATATATGCACACAG CAAATGTCTATCACCGAGATTTGAAGCCCAAGAATGTGCTTGCCAACGCAAATTGCAAACTCAAAATTTGTGACTTTGGCTTGGCGAGAGTTGCATTCAATGATGCACCTACGACAGTCTTCTGGACA GATTATGTGGCAACGAGATGGTATAGAGCACCTGAACTTTGTGGGTCCTTCTATTCTAAG TATACACCAGCTATTGATATATGGAGTATAGGGTGCATTTTTGCCGAGGTGTTGATTGGAAAGCCTCTATTTCCTGGTAAAAATGTTGTTCACCAGCTGGATTTGATAACTGATGTTCTGGGGACACCTTCATTAGATGCTATTTCTCAG GTGCGGAATGACAAGGCAAgaaaatatctgacatgcatgcgGAAGAAACAGCCTGCTTCGTTTTCGCAGAAATTTCCAAAGGCTGACCCATTAGCATTACGATTGCTTAGGAGGCTTCTAGCTTTTGATCCAAAGGATCGTCCCTCTGCTGAAGAG gcATTGGCAGATCCATACTTTAATGGACTAGCAAAGGTAGAGCGAGAACCATCTTGTCAACCGATACcaaaaattgaatttgaatttgaggGTCGTAGAGTAACAAAGGAGGACATCAAGGAACTGATCTTTGAAGAAATTTTGGAGTATCATCCTCAATTACTGAAGGAGCATATCAGTGGAACAGACAGACGAAACTTTGTTCATTTAAG TGCTGTCGACCAATTTAAGAAACGCTTCGCTGAACTCGAGGAAAATGGTGGCGAAAATGGATCAGCTGTTTCATCACAGAGGAAACATTCTTCTTTGCCAAG GCAATCCTTCAACCCCCATTAG
- the LOC123147769 gene encoding mitogen-activated protein kinase 11 isoform X2 yields MHLRQSSGQIMWQRDGIEHLNFVGPSILSEYEGIGHEYTPAIDIWSIGCIFAEVLIGKPLFPGKNVVHQLDLITDVLGTPSLDAISQVRNDKARKYLTCMRKKQPASFSQKFPKADPLALRLLRRLLAFDPKDRPSAEEALADPYFNGLAKVEREPSCQPIPKIEFEFEGRRVTKEDIKELIFEEILEYHPQLLKEHISGTDRRNFVHLSAVDQFKKRFAELEENGGENGSAVSSQRKHSSLPRQSFNPH; encoded by the exons ATGCACCTACGACAGTCTTCTGGACA GATTATGTGGCAACGAGATGGTATAGAGCACCTGAACTTTGTGGGTCCTTCTATTCTAAG TGAGTATGAGGGAATTGGCCATGAG TATACACCAGCTATTGATATATGGAGTATAGGGTGCATTTTTGCCGAGGTGTTGATTGGAAAGCCTCTATTTCCTGGTAAAAATGTTGTTCACCAGCTGGATTTGATAACTGATGTTCTGGGGACACCTTCATTAGATGCTATTTCTCAG GTGCGGAATGACAAGGCAAgaaaatatctgacatgcatgcgGAAGAAACAGCCTGCTTCGTTTTCGCAGAAATTTCCAAAGGCTGACCCATTAGCATTACGATTGCTTAGGAGGCTTCTAGCTTTTGATCCAAAGGATCGTCCCTCTGCTGAAGAG gcATTGGCAGATCCATACTTTAATGGACTAGCAAAGGTAGAGCGAGAACCATCTTGTCAACCGATACcaaaaattgaatttgaatttgaggGTCGTAGAGTAACAAAGGAGGACATCAAGGAACTGATCTTTGAAGAAATTTTGGAGTATCATCCTCAATTACTGAAGGAGCATATCAGTGGAACAGACAGACGAAACTTTGTTCATTTAAG TGCTGTCGACCAATTTAAGAAACGCTTCGCTGAACTCGAGGAAAATGGTGGCGAAAATGGATCAGCTGTTTCATCACAGAGGAAACATTCTTCTTTGCCAAG GCAATCCTTCAACCCCCATTAG